A part of Drosophila bipectinata strain 14024-0381.07 chromosome 3L, DbipHiC1v2, whole genome shotgun sequence genomic DNA contains:
- the LOC108133931 gene encoding uncharacterized protein isoform X1: MAGRRHLLLILLLVLQLIATTPASRSLSVNGNNIWRRVRLVTSQESDRNAYHVLKPTSRNANSTTSTTSTSTTSTTTTTSTSTAPPPTNSPGSQRAAKQLDLNFPAGNVSSAARLEMSTEFFVVPTLSASSTTTSTAATPTRSLGAKARAAGTTGRVPHGSGGHSNSTPPSIVSTHLPFAGLRKEPWVVPVLVLATLTMLMMAAFEIFVLFKAWRTSPSRRHLFLGQMLLLGLFACASLGAIITAQPTLLSCGAIRFGVGVAYALVFAALLVKCVFLISLNGGVYLPAPYQGLLLLFALLIQVAIGGQWLLTQPPEIYTTSVPVMGSGFLSTTVASQTNYSALFYPTSYTTLDGTPEIYTRIAAVSTVLIPLCKTQFSELLFSLIYIVFLIVFIAVLAIKSRGIRDNYREATYIGLAIGGAIPIWLGWMLCGLAVAERHKDACIAFGLVATSATVFLVMFMPKGRQLAAMGKEGLYVEDREEQFSSLSRAGSGYSPSFFHFKPIKYGVMSGCGLPNSASNTAQGLSSKHCSSANNGGDRVALVTAAPPSYTRMYHYFPAHLSPHPFCYYPPAPPPPLPPQPPPPQQAAPPTLTPLTLKQLGNSLTSMTQAAQLAKTLRYAPGMFIRPDETNLYTTLEPTLSSNPNVYFQRSGAVHPGILY, from the exons ATGGCCGGGAGACGCCACCTGCTGCTGATCCTCCTGCTGGTCCTGCAGCTGATCGCCACCACACCGGCGTCCCGCAGCCTCAGTGTCAATGGAAATAATATTTGGCGGCGGGTGCGGCTGGTGACCAGCCAGGAGTCCGATCGCAATGCCTACCATGTGCTCAAGCCGACAAGCAGGAATGCCAATTCTACGACCAGCACCACCAGTACTTCCACAACTTCTACGACCACAACCACTTCCACCAGCACTGCGCCACCGCCAACTAATTCACCTGGATCTCAGCGCGCTGCCAAGCAACTGGATCTTAATTTTCCGGCCGGTAATGTCTCAAGTGCCGCCCGCCTGGAAATGTCCACAGAATTCTTTGTGGTGCCCACTCTCTCagccagcagcaccaccacgaGTACCGCCGCCACGCCCACAAGAAGTCTGGGCGCCAAGGCACGAGCGGCTGGCACCACCGGAAGAGTACCACACGGGAGTGGTGGTCACTCCAACAGCACTCCACCCAGCATAGTGTCCACCCACCTGCCCTTCGCCGGCCTTCGCAAGGAACCGTGGGTGGTGCCGGTCCTGGTGCTGGCCACCCTCACCATGCTGATGATGGCCGCCTTCGAGATCTTCGTGCTCTTCAAGGCCTGGCGGACGTCGCCCTCCCGCAGGCACCTCTTTCTGGGCCAGATGCTGCTCCTGGGGCTATTTGCCTGCGCCAGCCTGGGTGCCATCATCACCGCCCAGCCCACGCTGCTCAGCTGTGGGGCCATCCGCTTTGGAGTAGGCGTGGCCTATGCCCTGGTCTTCGCCGCCCTGCTGGTCAAGTGCGTGTTCCTGATCAGTCTGAACGGCGGGGTGTATCTGCCGGCTCCATACCAAGGACTCCTGCTGCTCTTTGCCCTGTTGATTCAGGTGGCCATCGGAGGACAGTGGCTCCTCACCCAGCCTCCGGAGATCTACACCACCAGTGTGCCGGTGATGGGCAGTGGCTTCCTTAGCACCACAGTGGCCTCCCAGACCAATTACTCGGCCCTATTCTATCCGACATCCTACACAACGCTGGACGGTACGCCGGAGATCTACACCCGGATAGCGGCGGTCAGCACGGTGCTGATTCCACTGTGCAAGACCCAGTTTTCGGAGCTACTCTTCTCGCTGATCTACATAGTGTTCCTGATCGTCTTCATCGCGGTTCTGGCCATCAAATCGCGGGGAATCCGGGACAATTACCGGGAGGCCACCTACATTGGACTGGCCATAGGCGGAGCTATTCCCATTTGGCTCGGATGGATGCTGTGTGGTCTGGCTGTGGCGGAAAGGCACAAGGACGCCTGCATAGCCTTCGGATTAGTGGCCACCTCCGCCACCGTGTTCCTGGTGATGTTCATGCCCAAGGGCCGGCAGCTGGCCGCCATGGGCAAGGAGGGATTGTACGTGGAGGATCGCGAAGAGCAGTTCAGTTCGTTGAGCCGTGCCGGATCCGGATACTCGCCGTCGTTCTTCCACTTCAAGCCCATCAAGTACGGGGTCATGAGCGGATGCGGACTGCCCAATTCGGCCTCCAACACGGCCCAGGGTCTCAGCTCTAAACATTGTTCCAGTGCCAACAACGGAGGTG ATCGGGTTGCTCTCGTCACCGCCGCACCGCCGAGCTATACGCGTATGTACCACTATTTTCCAGCACACCTGAGCCCGCACCCGTTCTGTTATTATCCTcctgcaccaccaccaccactgccACCGCAACCACCGCCACCACAGCAGGCCGCACCGCCCACGCTCACGCCGTTGACCCTCAAACAGTTGGGCAACTCGCTAACCTCCATGACACAAGCGGCGCAATTGGCCAAAACGTTGCGCTATGCGCCAG GCATGTTTATACGACCCGACGAAACGAATCTATATACGACTCTGGAGCCCACGTTGAGCAGTAATCCGAATGTCTACTTCCAGCGAAGTGGGGCCGTTCATCCCGGTATCCTGTACTAA
- the LOC108133931 gene encoding uncharacterized protein isoform X2, protein MAGRRHLLLILLLVLQLIATTPASRSLSVNGNNIWRRVRLVTSQESDRNAYHVLKPTSRNANSTTSTTSTSTTSTTTTTSTSTAPPPTNSPGSQRAAKQLDLNFPAGNVSSAARLEMSTEFFVVPTLSASSTTTSTAATPTRSLGAKARAAGTTGRVPHGSGGHSNSTPPSIVSTHLPFAGLRKEPWVVPVLVLATLTMLMMAAFEIFVLFKAWRTSPSRRHLFLGQMLLLGLFACASLGAIITAQPTLLSCGAIRFGVGVAYALVFAALLVKCVFLISLNGGVYLPAPYQGLLLLFALLIQVAIGGQWLLTQPPEIYTTSVPVMGSGFLSTTVASQTNYSALFYPTSYTTLDGTPEIYTRIAAVSTVLIPLCKTQFSELLFSLIYIVFLIVFIAVLAIKSRGIRDNYREATYIGLAIGGAIPIWLGWMLCGLAVAERHKDACIAFGLVATSATVFLVMFMPKGRQLAAMGKEGLYVEDREEQFSSLSRAGSGYSPSFFHFKPIKYGVMSGCGLPNSASNTAQGLSSKHCSSANNGGAHLSPHPFCYYPPAPPPPLPPQPPPPQQAAPPTLTPLTLKQLGNSLTSMTQAAQLAKTLRYAPGMFIRPDETNLYTTLEPTLSSNPNVYFQRSGAVHPGILY, encoded by the exons ATGGCCGGGAGACGCCACCTGCTGCTGATCCTCCTGCTGGTCCTGCAGCTGATCGCCACCACACCGGCGTCCCGCAGCCTCAGTGTCAATGGAAATAATATTTGGCGGCGGGTGCGGCTGGTGACCAGCCAGGAGTCCGATCGCAATGCCTACCATGTGCTCAAGCCGACAAGCAGGAATGCCAATTCTACGACCAGCACCACCAGTACTTCCACAACTTCTACGACCACAACCACTTCCACCAGCACTGCGCCACCGCCAACTAATTCACCTGGATCTCAGCGCGCTGCCAAGCAACTGGATCTTAATTTTCCGGCCGGTAATGTCTCAAGTGCCGCCCGCCTGGAAATGTCCACAGAATTCTTTGTGGTGCCCACTCTCTCagccagcagcaccaccacgaGTACCGCCGCCACGCCCACAAGAAGTCTGGGCGCCAAGGCACGAGCGGCTGGCACCACCGGAAGAGTACCACACGGGAGTGGTGGTCACTCCAACAGCACTCCACCCAGCATAGTGTCCACCCACCTGCCCTTCGCCGGCCTTCGCAAGGAACCGTGGGTGGTGCCGGTCCTGGTGCTGGCCACCCTCACCATGCTGATGATGGCCGCCTTCGAGATCTTCGTGCTCTTCAAGGCCTGGCGGACGTCGCCCTCCCGCAGGCACCTCTTTCTGGGCCAGATGCTGCTCCTGGGGCTATTTGCCTGCGCCAGCCTGGGTGCCATCATCACCGCCCAGCCCACGCTGCTCAGCTGTGGGGCCATCCGCTTTGGAGTAGGCGTGGCCTATGCCCTGGTCTTCGCCGCCCTGCTGGTCAAGTGCGTGTTCCTGATCAGTCTGAACGGCGGGGTGTATCTGCCGGCTCCATACCAAGGACTCCTGCTGCTCTTTGCCCTGTTGATTCAGGTGGCCATCGGAGGACAGTGGCTCCTCACCCAGCCTCCGGAGATCTACACCACCAGTGTGCCGGTGATGGGCAGTGGCTTCCTTAGCACCACAGTGGCCTCCCAGACCAATTACTCGGCCCTATTCTATCCGACATCCTACACAACGCTGGACGGTACGCCGGAGATCTACACCCGGATAGCGGCGGTCAGCACGGTGCTGATTCCACTGTGCAAGACCCAGTTTTCGGAGCTACTCTTCTCGCTGATCTACATAGTGTTCCTGATCGTCTTCATCGCGGTTCTGGCCATCAAATCGCGGGGAATCCGGGACAATTACCGGGAGGCCACCTACATTGGACTGGCCATAGGCGGAGCTATTCCCATTTGGCTCGGATGGATGCTGTGTGGTCTGGCTGTGGCGGAAAGGCACAAGGACGCCTGCATAGCCTTCGGATTAGTGGCCACCTCCGCCACCGTGTTCCTGGTGATGTTCATGCCCAAGGGCCGGCAGCTGGCCGCCATGGGCAAGGAGGGATTGTACGTGGAGGATCGCGAAGAGCAGTTCAGTTCGTTGAGCCGTGCCGGATCCGGATACTCGCCGTCGTTCTTCCACTTCAAGCCCATCAAGTACGGGGTCATGAGCGGATGCGGACTGCCCAATTCGGCCTCCAACACGGCCCAGGGTCTCAGCTCTAAACATTGTTCCAGTGCCAACAACGGAGGTG CACACCTGAGCCCGCACCCGTTCTGTTATTATCCTcctgcaccaccaccaccactgccACCGCAACCACCGCCACCACAGCAGGCCGCACCGCCCACGCTCACGCCGTTGACCCTCAAACAGTTGGGCAACTCGCTAACCTCCATGACACAAGCGGCGCAATTGGCCAAAACGTTGCGCTATGCGCCAG GCATGTTTATACGACCCGACGAAACGAATCTATATACGACTCTGGAGCCCACGTTGAGCAGTAATCCGAATGTCTACTTCCAGCGAAGTGGGGCCGTTCATCCCGGTATCCTGTACTAA